One window of Chryseobacterium sp. JJR-5R genomic DNA carries:
- a CDS encoding glycosyltransferase family 2 protein: protein MNTQEVKSVSPGITEISVIMLTYNHADYLKQAIEGILAQKTDFNIELIICNDHSPDHSDDVINELAKAYPDIIRYFKHEKNIGFVENQRFAFSKVRGNYIAYCEGDDYWTDENKLQFQFDFLEKNPEYSMVTARNLLLYQNDHKITNDGKEYMFHGKEYIDYTLDTFFRQRPTQTFTYLIRKKWLDEKWIDIYPDYRDLYYFYHLLELGRGRCYNKVIGVYRLHDGGVFSSLENEHKYLTSIGIFTNIKNVNNDGRADEQILKDMDQLINIYYYKKEFKIPVINKKLYSAIYNRFLISKNLKTCLVQLLKIVKYSIHRT, encoded by the coding sequence ATGAATACACAGGAAGTTAAAAGCGTAAGTCCCGGCATAACAGAAATTTCTGTCATCATGCTTACCTATAATCATGCTGATTATTTAAAACAGGCTATTGAAGGCATACTCGCTCAGAAAACAGATTTTAATATTGAGCTGATTATATGCAATGACCACTCTCCAGATCATTCCGATGACGTAATTAATGAACTGGCAAAAGCGTATCCTGATATCATTCGTTATTTTAAACATGAGAAGAATATCGGCTTTGTAGAAAACCAGAGATTTGCATTTTCTAAAGTACGGGGAAATTATATCGCCTACTGTGAAGGAGACGACTACTGGACCGATGAAAATAAGTTACAGTTTCAGTTTGACTTTCTGGAAAAAAACCCTGAATACAGTATGGTGACTGCCAGAAATCTTCTTCTTTATCAGAATGACCATAAAATTACCAATGACGGCAAAGAATATATGTTCCACGGTAAAGAATATATAGATTATACGCTGGATACTTTCTTCAGGCAGAGGCCTACCCAGACTTTTACTTATCTGATCAGGAAAAAGTGGCTGGATGAAAAATGGATAGATATCTATCCTGATTACAGGGATCTGTACTATTTCTATCACCTTCTTGAATTAGGTAGAGGCAGATGCTACAATAAAGTAATCGGAGTGTATCGCCTTCATGACGGTGGTGTGTTCAGTTCTCTTGAAAATGAACATAAATACCTGACATCGATAGGCATTTTTACAAACATCAAAAATGTAAACAATGATGGAAGGGCTGATGAACAGATACTTAAAGATATGGATCAGCTTATTAATATATACTACTATAAAAAAGAATTTAAAATACCTGTAATCAATAAAAAGCTATATTCAGCAATATATAACCGTTTTTTAATTTCAAAAAACCTTAAAACATGTTTAGTTCAGTTATTAAAGATTGTGAAATATAGTATTCACAGAACTTAA
- a CDS encoding glycosyltransferase family 2 protein, which produces MNISVIIPVYNAAEYVEKSVRSVLQFDIVKEILLIDDGSQDNSAEICKTIAATDSRIKFMQHPDKKNHGVSATRNLGIDLASQEFISFLDADDYYLPNRFDAEKEYLKNPGIDGVFGALATEFISDEGRRQYMEKFATDGLTTVRKEGEGKEIFLGLTGITKDFGTFFSMIALTVRKSALDRYSLRLSEKMKIGEDKEFIIKLSYHTHLKSGLINVPVAIRTGHENNTITKIKNNSGAFFHHNYLLYSSLYQWAKKHRDIPEEARELFKYKSLSSKVASDKGLLKYFNFIRYSLFNPKLLKTRYRYYALKNNY; this is translated from the coding sequence ATGAATATCTCCGTAATTATCCCCGTATATAATGCTGCTGAATATGTAGAAAAATCGGTACGTTCTGTCCTGCAGTTTGATATTGTAAAAGAAATACTGCTAATAGATGACGGGTCTCAAGATAATTCTGCTGAAATATGCAAAACTATCGCAGCAACAGATTCCCGGATAAAGTTTATGCAGCATCCTGACAAAAAGAACCATGGGGTTTCCGCTACGAGAAACTTGGGGATTGATCTGGCTTCCCAGGAGTTCATTTCCTTTCTGGATGCAGATGATTATTACCTTCCCAACCGTTTTGATGCAGAAAAGGAATATTTAAAAAACCCGGGGATTGACGGGGTATTCGGGGCTCTGGCCACAGAATTCATCAGTGATGAAGGCAGAAGGCAGTACATGGAAAAATTTGCAACAGACGGCCTTACAACCGTTCGTAAAGAAGGTGAAGGGAAAGAAATATTTCTTGGGCTGACAGGAATTACTAAAGATTTCGGGACCTTTTTTTCTATGATTGCACTTACCGTAAGAAAATCAGCATTGGACAGATACAGCCTCCGGCTCAGTGAAAAGATGAAGATCGGCGAAGATAAGGAATTTATCATAAAATTATCTTATCATACCCATCTGAAATCCGGATTAATTAATGTTCCGGTAGCTATACGTACAGGGCATGAAAACAATACCATCACCAAAATAAAGAATAATTCGGGAGCATTCTTCCATCATAATTATTTGTTGTATTCTTCTCTATACCAATGGGCTAAAAAGCACAGAGATATTCCAGAAGAAGCCAGGGAACTTTTTAAGTACAAATCCCTTTCTTCTAAAGTGGCAAGTGATAAAGGGCTGTTAAAATATTTTAATTTTATCCGGTATTCTTTATTCAATCCCAAGCTTCTTAAGACAAGGTACAGGTATTATGCTTTAAAAAATAATTATTAA
- a CDS encoding glycosyltransferase — MSFTHIITTSFNVPSVSWKQTRDGKNTLTNEWFMDRIDIFDKYCLPSFKNQTNKNFWWIVFFDVNTPEFYKERIKEIEKEFPRFKPYFVNDHDEKNARLPEIILEYTGNSDFLITTDVDNDDILHMEYVETIQRLYQPVDNLVIDLRRGLQLTHTSGNKAFITEYYSVANPFVSLVESVQDFKTVTHHFHHQYRNFKDIAVFDEKPLYIQFIHQNNLANKTFNNKRFYNINFNDYGLKGENHFKISFFKTLTYNLKRYLNFIIPKRS; from the coding sequence ATGAGCTTTACCCACATTATCACGACCTCATTCAATGTTCCTTCTGTGAGCTGGAAACAGACCCGGGACGGGAAAAATACCCTCACTAACGAATGGTTTATGGACAGGATTGATATTTTTGACAAATACTGCCTGCCGTCATTTAAAAACCAGACCAACAAAAATTTCTGGTGGATCGTATTTTTTGATGTCAATACGCCGGAATTTTATAAAGAGCGAATCAAGGAAATTGAAAAAGAATTTCCCAGGTTCAAACCTTATTTTGTAAATGATCATGACGAAAAAAATGCAAGGCTTCCTGAAATAATCCTGGAATATACAGGAAATTCAGACTTCCTGATCACGACAGATGTTGATAACGATGATATTCTTCATATGGAGTATGTAGAGACCATCCAGCGTTTATATCAACCTGTAGATAATCTTGTGATTGACCTTAGAAGAGGCCTTCAACTTACCCACACTTCAGGAAATAAAGCATTCATCACCGAATATTATTCCGTGGCCAATCCTTTTGTAAGCCTGGTGGAAAGTGTACAGGATTTCAAAACGGTTACCCATCATTTTCATCATCAGTACCGCAATTTTAAAGATATTGCTGTTTTTGATGAGAAACCGCTTTACATTCAGTTTATCCATCAGAATAATCTGGCCAATAAGACGTTTAATAATAAACGGTTTTATAATATCAACTTTAATGATTATGGGCTGAAAGGCGAAAATCATTTTAAAATATCTTTTTTCAAAACACTTACCTACAATCTAAAAAGATACCTCAATTTTATAATCCCGAAAAGATCATGA
- a CDS encoding NAD(P)-dependent oxidoreductase, producing the protein MIIGSGLIAKSLQHLDTENTVYFASGVSNSLETRNSEFERELSLLRTTVQNNKNSRLVYFSTLSVHDQSKQTSPYVLHKLQAEDLIKNISENYLILRIGNIVGPGGNPNTLFNFLKNRISGKTLFTLHKKARRILVDIDDISRIFKSEYKHLNNRTVNFSYPYYYSMNEIIEAMEEQLGTAAIYQEKEEGDFYPVAFDDSVTQYYSEINAADYLKLLIKKYL; encoded by the coding sequence ATGATTATAGGAAGCGGACTTATTGCAAAATCATTACAGCATCTGGATACCGAAAACACGGTATACTTTGCTTCCGGCGTTTCCAATTCCCTGGAAACAAGAAATTCAGAATTTGAAAGGGAATTATCGCTGCTTAGAACAACGGTTCAGAACAATAAAAATTCCAGGTTGGTTTATTTTTCAACCCTGAGCGTTCATGACCAGTCTAAGCAGACCAGTCCGTATGTGCTACATAAACTGCAGGCAGAAGATTTAATAAAAAATATTTCGGAAAATTACCTGATCCTTAGAATCGGGAATATTGTAGGACCAGGAGGGAATCCCAATACCCTGTTTAACTTCCTGAAAAACAGAATCTCAGGCAAAACCCTTTTTACCCTGCATAAAAAAGCGAGAAGAATCCTGGTGGATATTGATGACATATCCCGGATTTTTAAATCGGAGTACAAACATCTGAACAACCGGACGGTTAATTTTTCTTATCCGTATTATTACAGCATGAATGAAATTATAGAAGCCATGGAAGAACAACTGGGCACGGCAGCCATCTATCAGGAAAAGGAAGAAGGCGATTTCTATCCGGTAGCGTTTGACGACTCCGTGACTCAGTATTACTCAGAGATAAATGCGGCTGATTATTTAAAACTGCTGATTAAAAAATACCTTTAA
- a CDS encoding glycosyltransferase family 2 protein, producing MNKLAIIVPYYKITFFKETLLSLENQTDRRFSLYIGNDASPDNPENLIGEILQDIPFQYFNYADNLGGKNLALQWERILENVSEEWFHILGDDDVISKNFVEQFYTSIKDIEKNGCNVVKYALSRIDNEGKIIDKGPVFTKLTDPIDNFMGKFTEGKLNSLSEHIFRKSKFDLYGFKKFPLAWAADDLAILEFSEGKAIYYIDEAKVLVRVSGESISGQQENMPEKLFAIYLFEQYVIRKFYARLPKQYLRKLINQQISYAYKNKQKLKINLARLYLYLKDYKKLLELPKTYYYLAEKKK from the coding sequence ATGAATAAGCTGGCCATCATTGTCCCCTATTATAAAATTACCTTCTTCAAAGAAACACTGCTGTCCCTGGAAAACCAGACCGACAGAAGGTTCTCTTTATACATCGGCAATGATGCAAGCCCCGATAATCCTGAAAACCTCATCGGAGAGATTCTGCAGGATATTCCTTTTCAATATTTTAATTATGCTGATAACCTGGGAGGTAAAAACCTTGCCCTGCAGTGGGAAAGAATTCTGGAAAATGTTAGTGAAGAATGGTTTCATATCCTCGGTGACGATGATGTGATCAGTAAGAACTTTGTGGAACAGTTCTATACATCCATTAAAGATATTGAGAAAAACGGCTGCAACGTTGTTAAATATGCCCTTTCACGGATTGATAACGAAGGGAAAATTATAGATAAAGGACCCGTGTTTACAAAGCTGACCGATCCCATTGATAATTTTATGGGAAAATTCACAGAAGGAAAACTGAACAGCCTGAGCGAACATATTTTCAGGAAAAGTAAATTTGACCTGTATGGATTTAAAAAGTTTCCTCTGGCATGGGCTGCCGATGACCTTGCCATCCTGGAATTCAGTGAAGGGAAAGCTATTTATTATATAGATGAAGCAAAAGTTCTGGTAAGGGTAAGCGGGGAAAGCATCAGCGGTCAGCAGGAAAATATGCCGGAAAAACTATTTGCCATTTATCTTTTTGAGCAATATGTCATCCGGAAATTTTATGCCCGGCTTCCAAAGCAGTATCTTCGGAAACTCATTAACCAGCAAATCAGCTATGCATATAAAAATAAACAAAAATTAAAGATCAACCTGGCCAGACTGTATTTATACCTGAAGGATTATAAGAAACTTCTGGAACTTCCTAAAACCTATTATTATTTAGCTGAAAAAAAGAAATGA
- a CDS encoding glycosyltransferase: MLSIIISSYQPHYYDQLVKNINETIGNDFVYEIVQIQNPNIMGITRAYNEGALKAMYDYFLFLHEDVLFKTQDWGLKLISHLDHPDTGAIGIAGSSYVPSAPCGWYINNSSYNHIYCIQNSKKNAPSLISTFQSGETEKRAFALDGVFIATGKKNYKEILFNENLTGFHGYDLDFSLRMAKKFKNFVIGDILIEHFSEGNPDQKWFDNITEIRKNILPDFNQTADMNVEKKAFLEFMKKYFSYHLISTRTIRETLRFFPKRLNFRDKTEILKSYFYYIRYSKSYNKKFTNE, encoded by the coding sequence ATGCTTTCCATCATCATTTCCTCATATCAGCCCCATTATTACGATCAGCTTGTTAAAAATATTAATGAGACCATCGGTAATGATTTTGTGTACGAAATTGTACAGATCCAAAATCCCAATATAATGGGTATTACCAGAGCTTATAATGAGGGTGCCCTGAAAGCAATGTATGATTATTTTCTGTTTTTACATGAAGATGTCCTGTTTAAGACTCAGGACTGGGGATTGAAGCTTATCAGTCATCTGGATCACCCTGATACCGGTGCGATAGGAATTGCAGGATCTTCATATGTTCCGTCTGCTCCCTGCGGATGGTACATTAATAATTCTTCATACAATCATATTTACTGCATTCAGAACAGCAAAAAAAACGCTCCTTCTCTGATTTCTACCTTTCAAAGCGGAGAAACAGAAAAAAGGGCTTTTGCATTGGATGGTGTCTTTATTGCCACCGGAAAGAAAAACTATAAGGAAATCCTATTCAATGAAAATCTTACCGGATTTCATGGATATGATCTTGATTTCAGCCTGAGAATGGCAAAGAAATTTAAAAACTTTGTGATTGGTGACATCCTGATTGAACATTTTTCAGAAGGCAATCCTGATCAGAAATGGTTTGATAATATAACAGAAATAAGAAAAAATATACTCCCGGATTTTAACCAGACAGCTGACATGAATGTTGAAAAAAAAGCTTTTTTAGAGTTCATGAAAAAGTACTTTTCTTATCATCTCATCAGTACAAGGACAATTAGAGAGACTTTACGGTTTTTCCCGAAAAGATTAAATTTCAGAGATAAAACAGAGATTCTTAAAAGTTATTTTTATTATATAAGGTATTCCAAATCATACAATAAAAAATTCACGAATGAATAA
- a CDS encoding glycosyltransferase family A protein: MLYPVVSIIVPCYNQAQYLNECLQSVMDQTYQNWECIIINDGSSDNTEQTIKKWIDTDSRFRYFRKENGGVASARNMGIEKAKGKWILPLDGDDKIAGQYLELAAEKFNENYTLIYCESEFFGTVSEKWNLPEYSFREILFNNVIFCSALFKKADFTDTGGYDKNLYYGLEDWDFWISLLGPDKKVYKLDYTGFYYRRKDESRDTAINADKEKINYSENYIYKKHFEKYTKEFGNFFEIQRKILTLEYEQMRLMQNNRRLNDLANESIVVKIKRKLFK; the protein is encoded by the coding sequence ATGCTGTATCCGGTAGTTTCTATAATAGTCCCCTGCTATAACCAAGCACAATACCTTAATGAATGCCTGCAATCTGTTATGGATCAAACCTATCAGAATTGGGAATGTATTATTATTAATGACGGTTCTTCTGACAATACAGAACAAACCATAAAAAAATGGATTGATACAGATTCACGCTTCAGATATTTCCGAAAGGAAAACGGCGGCGTCGCTTCAGCAAGAAATATGGGAATTGAAAAAGCTAAAGGTAAATGGATATTGCCTTTGGATGGTGACGATAAAATAGCTGGGCAATATCTGGAGTTGGCTGCAGAAAAATTTAATGAAAATTATACTTTGATTTACTGTGAATCTGAGTTTTTTGGTACTGTTTCAGAAAAATGGAATTTACCAGAATATAGCTTTAGGGAAATACTCTTTAATAACGTGATATTTTGTTCAGCTCTTTTTAAAAAAGCTGATTTTACGGATACAGGCGGTTATGATAAAAACTTATATTATGGACTGGAAGACTGGGACTTTTGGATTTCTCTTTTAGGCCCTGATAAAAAAGTCTATAAGTTAGACTATACAGGATTTTATTACAGACGTAAAGATGAGTCACGGGATACTGCCATAAATGCAGACAAGGAAAAAATAAATTATTCGGAAAACTATATTTATAAAAAACATTTTGAAAAATACACAAAAGAATTCGGTAATTTTTTTGAAATACAAAGGAAGATATTAACATTGGAATATGAACAGATGAGATTAATGCAGAATAATAGAAGATTGAATGATCTGGCCAATGAATCCATTGTAGTAAAAATAAAAAGAAAGTTATTTAAATAA
- a CDS encoding glycoside hydrolase family 99-like domain-containing protein, whose product MKKIKPLAFYLPQYHPIPENDEWWGKGFTEWTNVGKAKPLFKGHEQPICPGELGYYDLRVPEVREHQAQMAKDYGVHGFIYYHYWFGNGKQLLERIANEVLESGKPDFPFCFCWANETWSGIWHGLEKKILVEQVYPGDEDLTAHFDYLLPFFKDKRYIKVANKPLLIIYDPSHLNKKAPDYISKFRALAKENGFDDLFIIGSNKLSDGLDYAGMGYNGKISNAFQKAWVPYMEGKEFISGKEYYKRRIKTLLGIKEKKKQKIKAEKSVRTQDAGIVVNEVKFIHANVETYPMVLSTWDNTPRSGYNGVILVNNSPEIFRKQLEKAITFLNEKEHTESFIILKSWNEWAEGNILEPDLKNGFAYLAEVKKILSK is encoded by the coding sequence ATGAAAAAAATAAAACCTCTTGCCTTCTATTTACCTCAGTATCATCCTATCCCAGAGAATGATGAATGGTGGGGAAAAGGTTTTACCGAATGGACCAATGTTGGTAAAGCTAAGCCTCTTTTTAAAGGCCACGAACAGCCGATTTGTCCCGGCGAACTGGGCTATTATGATCTGCGTGTTCCGGAAGTAAGAGAACATCAAGCTCAGATGGCTAAAGATTACGGAGTTCATGGATTTATTTATTACCACTATTGGTTTGGAAATGGAAAGCAGCTATTAGAACGTATCGCCAATGAAGTTTTGGAATCAGGCAAACCGGATTTTCCATTTTGTTTTTGCTGGGCCAATGAAACCTGGTCCGGAATCTGGCATGGTCTTGAAAAAAAAATATTAGTGGAACAGGTGTATCCTGGTGATGAAGACCTGACCGCACATTTTGATTATCTTTTACCGTTCTTTAAAGACAAAAGGTATATAAAAGTAGCTAATAAGCCTCTTCTCATCATTTATGATCCTTCCCACCTTAATAAAAAGGCCCCTGATTATATTTCAAAATTCCGGGCTCTGGCAAAAGAAAACGGATTTGATGATCTATTTATTATCGGAAGCAATAAATTAAGTGATGGCTTAGATTATGCAGGCATGGGATACAATGGCAAAATATCAAATGCATTTCAGAAAGCATGGGTTCCTTATATGGAGGGTAAAGAATTTATTTCTGGAAAAGAATATTATAAAAGAAGAATAAAAACTCTTTTGGGAATTAAGGAAAAGAAAAAACAGAAAATAAAAGCAGAAAAAAGTGTGCGGACTCAAGATGCAGGAATTGTAGTAAATGAAGTAAAATTTATACATGCCAATGTAGAGACCTATCCAATGGTATTATCAACATGGGACAATACACCCAGAAGTGGCTATAATGGAGTGATTTTAGTAAATAACAGTCCTGAGATTTTTAGAAAGCAGTTAGAAAAGGCAATTACATTTTTAAATGAAAAAGAACACACGGAAAGTTTTATCATTTTGAAATCCTGGAATGAATGGGCTGAGGGCAACATTCTAGAACCTGATCTAAAAAATGGCTTTGCTTATCTGGCAGAAGTAAAAAAAATACTAAGTAAATAA
- a CDS encoding glycosyltransferase family 2 protein → MKDILVSVAMPNYGQAEFISEAILGVLSQQANFEIELIVADDCSPDHTEDIVQHIIRTHPNGHWIKYIKHAKNKGAIPNFVWTLSQAKGKYIAACEGDDYWTDPLKLQKQIDFLENNNDYILCFHKVKILTPAGDIIDDFITKIPKNYELRKTLVESSNYIHTPSVVFRNINLNEYHSLEFQKTPIGDYFLYLALTNYGKIGYIDEVMCVYRHGVGIYSSLDKMKMMKADLQLFINLYSFEKDLAAKNIFYKNILGILENIQKINNDLTNENKLLTTRRHKIIEKLYRFIKR, encoded by the coding sequence ATGAAAGATATTTTAGTAAGTGTCGCAATGCCGAATTATGGCCAGGCAGAATTTATCTCAGAAGCTATACTCGGTGTATTATCCCAACAGGCAAATTTTGAAATTGAACTTATTGTTGCTGATGACTGCTCACCGGATCACACTGAGGACATTGTTCAGCATATTATCCGGACGCATCCTAACGGACATTGGATAAAATATATAAAACATGCTAAAAACAAAGGAGCAATTCCTAATTTTGTATGGACGCTTTCCCAAGCAAAAGGTAAATATATTGCCGCATGTGAAGGTGATGATTACTGGACTGACCCTTTAAAACTGCAGAAGCAGATCGATTTTTTAGAAAATAACAATGACTATATTTTATGTTTCCATAAAGTTAAGATTCTTACCCCAGCGGGAGATATTATTGACGATTTTATCACGAAAATACCGAAGAACTATGAATTAAGAAAAACTTTAGTAGAAAGTTCAAATTATATTCATACCCCTAGTGTCGTCTTTAGAAATATTAATCTTAATGAATATCACAGCTTAGAGTTTCAGAAGACGCCTATCGGGGATTACTTTCTGTATCTGGCTTTGACCAATTACGGCAAAATTGGTTATATAGATGAAGTAATGTGTGTTTATAGACACGGTGTAGGCATATACAGTTCATTGGATAAAATGAAAATGATGAAAGCAGATTTACAGTTATTCATTAATTTATATTCTTTTGAAAAAGATTTGGCAGCTAAAAATATTTTTTATAAAAATATTTTAGGTATTCTGGAAAATATACAGAAAATAAACAATGATCTGACTAATGAAAATAAGCTTCTGACAACACGAAGACATAAAATTATTGAAAAATTATATAGATTTATAAAGAGATAA
- a CDS encoding dTDP-4-amino-4,6-dideoxyglucose formyltransferase, translating to MDKINAEQKIAFSISPFSEIGAFKKFISSEILVLDLKNEENIDYIIGHYDLILSIHCKQFFPEKLVKNVRCINIHPGYNPINRGWYPQVFSIYHDLPVGATIHEIDNDLDHGPIIDREFIKKEAYDTSGILYDKILDKEIELFRKNADAILNDNYTTFLPENEGNLFLKKDFNDLCHIDLQEETTAGKFIDKLRALSHKDFKNAYFNDPETGKKVFISLQIEPSKD from the coding sequence ATGGATAAAATAAATGCAGAACAGAAAATTGCATTTTCAATAAGCCCTTTTTCTGAAATAGGCGCCTTTAAAAAGTTCATTTCATCTGAGATTTTAGTATTGGATTTAAAAAATGAAGAAAATATCGATTACATTATTGGTCATTATGATTTAATCCTGTCTATACACTGTAAACAGTTTTTCCCTGAAAAGCTGGTAAAAAATGTGAGGTGCATTAATATTCATCCCGGATACAATCCCATAAACAGGGGTTGGTACCCACAGGTTTTCTCCATATATCATGATCTTCCTGTGGGTGCTACCATTCATGAAATTGATAATGATCTGGATCACGGCCCGATCATAGACCGGGAATTTATAAAAAAAGAGGCCTATGATACTTCCGGAATATTATACGATAAAATTTTAGATAAAGAGATTGAACTGTTCCGTAAAAATGCAGATGCTATCCTAAATGACAACTATACCACTTTCTTACCTGAAAATGAAGGAAATCTCTTCCTGAAAAAAGATTTCAATGATCTGTGCCATATTGATCTGCAGGAAGAAACAACAGCCGGAAAATTTATTGACAAACTGAGGGCACTTAGCCATAAAGATTTCAAAAACGCTTATTTTAATGATCCCGAGACCGGTAAAAAAGTGTTTATCTCATTGCAGATAGAACCTTCTAAAGATTAA
- a CDS encoding DegT/DnrJ/EryC1/StrS family aminotransferase yields the protein MIPVTKPFLPPQTEYQEYLDNIWKRQWLTNMGPLASQLEMELKDHLNVNHLLFVTNGTVAIQMAIKALDIKGEIITTPFSFIATTSSIVWEGCTPVFVDIDPDSLCIDAKKIEDAITENTTAILATHVYGNPCDVEAIEVIAEKHNLKVIYDAAHAFGVEVNGKSVFEYGDISTCSLHATKLYHSIEGGLIITKDPELLKKLASIRNFGISGFNSFSELGINGKNSEFHAAMGLANLKYITRIHEKRKALAELYDDRLKNLKSVKPFWHQSASENYAYYAIVLESEELLLRLKAEMDKYEVFTRRYFYPSLASALPYLPKLELPVTEDISKRVLCLPLYYDLTFEEVEFVTRLMLRIQNN from the coding sequence ATGATACCCGTAACTAAACCGTTTCTGCCACCCCAAACAGAATACCAGGAGTACTTAGATAACATCTGGAAGCGACAGTGGTTAACAAACATGGGGCCTTTGGCCAGCCAGCTGGAAATGGAACTGAAAGATCATTTAAATGTTAATCATCTGCTTTTCGTGACCAATGGGACCGTTGCCATCCAGATGGCCATAAAAGCCCTGGATATAAAGGGTGAAATTATTACGACCCCTTTTTCCTTTATAGCAACTACCAGTTCTATCGTCTGGGAAGGCTGCACACCTGTTTTCGTAGATATAGATCCTGACAGCCTGTGCATTGATGCCAAAAAAATTGAAGATGCCATTACCGAAAATACAACAGCTATTCTTGCCACACACGTATACGGTAATCCTTGTGATGTAGAAGCTATTGAAGTTATTGCTGAAAAGCATAATTTAAAAGTAATCTATGATGCAGCGCATGCCTTCGGTGTGGAGGTTAATGGGAAATCTGTTTTTGAATACGGTGATATTTCCACCTGTTCCCTGCATGCTACGAAACTCTATCATTCCATTGAAGGAGGATTGATTATCACAAAAGATCCTGAGCTGCTCAAAAAGCTTGCTTCCATAAGAAATTTCGGGATCTCCGGTTTTAACTCTTTTTCGGAATTGGGCATTAACGGTAAAAATTCTGAGTTCCATGCCGCAATGGGGCTGGCCAACCTGAAATATATTACCCGGATCCATGAGAAAAGAAAGGCGCTGGCAGAGCTATATGATGACAGACTGAAAAACCTTAAAAGCGTAAAACCGTTTTGGCATCAGAGTGCCAGTGAGAATTATGCGTACTATGCCATTGTACTGGAAAGCGAAGAGCTTCTTCTCCGTTTAAAAGCTGAAATGGATAAATATGAAGTATTTACGAGAAGGTATTTTTACCCAAGCCTTGCCTCAGCCCTGCCCTATCTGCCAAAACTGGAACTGCCGGTAACGGAAGATATTTCCAAAAGAGTTTTGTGCCTGCCTCTGTATTATGACCTTACATTTGAAGAGGTAGAATTTGTGACAAGACTAATGTTAAGAATCCAAAACAATTAG